The Acidimicrobiia bacterium genomic interval GCGTCATCGAGCAGGTGCTCCAAGTGTTCGCGCTCGCGCGCTCTGCCCACGAGAGCTGCCGGAGACGCGCCTGCCCGCTCGAACGCACCCATGTGAAACCCCGGGCCGTCCCCCCGAACGGCCTGCCCCGAGGATACGAGTCCCGGCAAGGAGTCTCGCGGCTGCGATCCGCGGAACGCGTAGTTCTACGGATGGCGCCGCGGACGGCACCGGTCAAGATCGGCCGGGTGGTGTGGGGTCCGGGAGCGACGGTGAACGTGCGTCGGCAGGACGACGGTCCGGCACGGAGGCAGGCGTCGCTACGGCTCCACACCACTCGCGACATGGCGGCCTGGGTCCTCGTGCTCGTGGTCCTCGGCGCCGTCGTCGTCGGCGGGGGGCTGCTGGGTCCCGGGCCGCTGCGCGTCTCGGTGCTCGTCGCCGTGCTCGTTCTCGCCGGGCTCTGGTGGGGGGCGGGCGATGCTCCGGCCCTGCTCGCCGGGGCTCGACCGGCCGGAGCGTCGGGCCGTCCCGACCTGGACGGCTCGCTGCGTGTGCTCGCGGAGCGCGGTGGCGTGCGGGCCCCCCGGCTCGACCTGTCACCGGTGCGTGAGCCGTTCGTGTTCACGACGGGGCGGAGCCGGCGCGGCGCGCGCATCACGATGAGCGCCGGATCGCTCGTGCTGCTCGACCGGGACGAGGTCGACGCGGTGCTCGCGGAGGAGATTGCGCGCGTCCGCGCGGGCGGGACGTTCGCGGCGACCGTCGCGGTGCTCGCCGCGAGTGCGAACGTTCTGGCCGCGCGCGTCCTCGTCGGGGCGCGCGACGCCACGGGTGAGCGGCTCGTCACCCCGGCGCGTGTCGTCGCGATGCTGCTCGTCGGTCGCGGACGCGGTGCTGACGAGCGGGCCGTGCCGCTCCCGTGCGGGGCGCGGGTGAAGCTCGACGCCGCGCTGGCCGTCGACGGCCCGCGCTCGTCGTGCGCGGTCGTGCGTGCGCTCGCGCTGGTGCAGCGCGCGGTCGCGCCGTCGCCGCGCCTCTAGGACGCCGCGCGCTGCTCGGTCACCCGGAGCTGGTCGGGCAGGCCGCGAGCTGCGCCGGATCGACCACCGCGGTCGCGAGCGTCGGTGGTGTCGCGAACGAGGTATGCGTGAAGTCGAACAGCCCGAGCATGGGATCGGCGTGCGCGTCCCGCTGGGTCAGCGCGGGCATCCCGAACCGGTACTCGAGGAAGGCGAGGATCGACGTGTGGTCGTACGTCGTGTGCGACACATAGTGCGCCTTCGCGTACGGCGAGATGACCGCCATCGGCACCCGGAACCCGTACCGGTCGAACGCACCCGGCGTGTCGCCCAGCTGCAGCATCGGTGCGATCGTGTCCGGCGGCACGGCCGCCGGCGGCGCGACGTGGTCGTAGAAGCCGCCGTCCTCGTCGTAGGTGAGGAACATCGCGGACGACGCCCAGTTCGGGCTCTGCATGAGCGCGTTCGTCACGTCGGCGACGAACTTCTGACCGAGCTGCACGTTGGAGATCGGGTGCTCGTCGTTCTCGGCGTTCGGTGTGTCGACGAGCTCGGGATCGACGAACGCGACGTTCGGCAGCTTCCCGGCCGCCGCGTCGGCGTAGTACTGGGTCATCGGGAACACGTGCTGCGACGCCCGGTCGGCGACGTACTTGAAGAAGAGGCT includes:
- a CDS encoding alkaline phosphatase family protein; amino-acid sequence: MRRGLLVLATVAVVATVLPACVPANPNQLPVDHVVILMQENRSADSYLGQLRAQGHPDYEAEPTTGDPDPTNPTGPAIVPFHKTTYCDVADLDHSWNGAHAEYDNGAMDGFTTTNAVAADPTGSRAMGYYDRSDLPFYYDVYSTFATSDRYFSSTLTQTFPNRMYLYAGSSYGHIRNDFHGLDVPSVFEQLDKHFVSWKIYASQYPLAYGSLFFKYVADRASQHVFPMTQYYADAAAGKLPNVAFVDPELVDTPNAENDEHPISNVQLGQKFVADVTNALMQSPNWASSAMFLTYDEDGGFYDHVAPPAAVPPDTIAPMLQLGDTPGAFDRYGFRVPMAVISPYAKAHYVSHTTYDHTSILAFLEYRFGMPALTQRDAHADPMLGLFDFTHTSFATPPTLATAVVDPAQLAACPTSSG